The stretch of DNA TGTGGCCCAGGTATAAGTATGTTTTAGCCACTTTGTGACCCTCAGCAGGACGTAGTTGTATTTCAGATAAAGGTGCTGTGATAAATgattcacaaaaaacacatttagatgtGTGTCAAGGTCACGTGACCACtttcctgagctgcatgaacACAATCTGTCATCATCTACTCAGCTGAAGTcctctgattttctttttctttttacttgaaTGAAACTGTGAGAAGTTATGTTAACACACAGGAGACGTAGGGCAGAGCAGCAGAATCTCTGGTGAAGCCGTCAGCGAAACCCTCTCCTTCCACCAGTGTGGGCGTCCTGTTACACATGGGACACAGTCTGTTACGCTCCTGCGACGCTCTCATCCAGACGATGAGGTTCCAGCGCTGACCGGAGACGATGGGCAGAGCCCCGTGCGTGTGCTGACCGCGGTGAAGGAGGCCCTCGGTGACCCTGTGTTCAACCTCCGTACACTCCGTCTCACCTAACGGaacctgcagggggcgacaAAGCACACAGTGAGTACTGCAgtcacaaaacatttagtgcaAGTTAAggattaaaaatgacaaacgGGGACACTATAGTTGGAGATGATGACTTGGCATTCCCAAATAATTACACTCAATTTCACACTGAATGGGTTTTCCCCCAATTTATAATCTTTTCAATGCGGTTAAACATCcttacaaacaaaaatgctgtGTGTCCTGTATTTGTGAGTATTATTATAGTAAAAACACAGCATATTCACCTGTCTCATATCTCCAAAATAAAGGTTCCCCTCAGTGAAGTCCTTGCCCAGGGAGACGTTCAGCGTGACCTCTGCGTTGTCGTAGTGGTAGCTCAGATCCATGTCTTCTTTCATGTCGTATTTCACCACAAAGGCCTTGTGGCTGTCCAGACAGCGCCCCCCACAGTCTGGGTACAGCAGCGAGGTGAGTGGACGTAGATACTGCTCACGGAGAGGCGTGATGAAAGTGTCGTCAAAGCCCAGTTCATTCAGGAGGATCTAGGGATACACAAAGGAGGAAATAAAGAAAGCCACGGATAagatatttaaattattattatatatttaaatgtttctgaaGCTTTTCAGTGGGCAGGAGTGATAGTTTACCCCATAATGGTTCATGGTGTTGGGTCTTCCTTTGGGTGCTGACGACCGCTCAAaatgctccagctcctccaccagCTCCTCGCAGAAGTTTCTCTCAAACACAGGGAAGCGGTAAACTCTTGGagctaaaacagaaaaactggGATTTAACAAAAGATGCTCTCTCTATTTATCAAATAGTAGTTAATGTTTGGAAGGAAGCCACTAAATCTCCCCCACCAGAGTctgtagagaaaatcagtgattattttttacatcgcagcacacaggagtttttgatccactgctgcagtaacacaaactgaccacacgagggcagcagtagatcagcagctgctgtgtctctcCACaagctaaaatccctgattttctctatggactttggtgtgggagagtgagtggtttacaaacttaactTTTATTAAACCAACATGTAAAAATTTTACTCAGGTTTTTAACCGTaagcctgttttattttgtaactaTGGCATATACATAACATATTGTATGTGATTATTTACTTCACAAAAAATGTATACCTCATGGCAGCTGTAATATGTCAGAAAAGTCACAATTTGAGATTTTACCCCTAATTTTAATCCccaaatattgaaatattgattTTAACAGACTATTTAGGTCTAATAAAAGTCATCAATCACTGTCAGTTGATGatgaattcagatttttttaaatcttgtacCACTTAAATTGCCTTTTACGTCACGACTAAGAGGGCAAGGTTAAAGAAGCACATATTTTTATCACGATTTTAACCTCTCACGAAcgtaatgctgctgctgtttccttcgtCCTGCAGCTCCAATTAGGTTTTCTATATGCAGTGTGGACAcatggaagcagcagtgaagCCTCAGCCACAGAGAGGAgattaaataagaaaagaaactcTCACCTGTCACTTCCTCCAGCAAGTCTCGCAGACCCTGTTCACTGGCGTCGCCGATTCGACAGAACTCCACGATCTCCTTGAACTTTGGAGCGAGGTAAGACTCCTGAGGTGAAGGCAAAGACCAGGTGAGTCTCAGCAGGGTGTCAGtgattattactactattattatttttattattattattattatcactattatgAGCAAGTAAATACCTGCAGATGGTAGACATGAGGATGGAGAGGCTGGTAAGTGTCTGTTATAACCACGGCTCTCTCTGCAGACGCCGCGCTCAGGCGCCCTCGTCTGTCCACTTCCTGAGAAATCTAAACAGAGTGGACTAACGCTTAACTTAGAGTCGAGTAACAATGTAACTGAGGTTAAGTGCAGGAGGTATTTGGTAATTCGATTACAGCAgttataaagtaccttaaagggacaTTTGAGTAAAAGAAAGTACAAGCaccttaccagaaaatgactttggtagaagttgaagtaacttttttttataatactttatacactaaatattttattattacttaagtaaaagtatatgacatttactgtacttaagtaggatctagccatggtggctcagtgatAGGACTAGTCGtccttcaactggaaggttgtgggttcaattcctggctctgcatAGTCTGTGTCCGTATGCAAGATGCTTATATATGggttctatataaatacagaccataatactaacttttcttcttctgatttcatttggtaacgagtaacaaagatagttagacaGATacgtacttaagtacagtaacaaagtatttgtactttaataACCACTTACCTCGTCGAGTACTTCAGTAAAGTGCCGTTCAGTGACGCAGCCGAGTTTCCTGAGCAGCTGACAAACAACACAGGataagaaataaatgaacaaacacgATTTACACAGAGACATAAACTTGTAGTTGGTGTTTCCTCACGCTCTCATAGTCCAGCAtaaactgctgctcacacacgAAGCGAACGTGAAGTTTGTATTTGTGCAGGAAAATATTGTCCGTGGTGAAACAGCTGCACGTGAAAAACTGACGCTTTACGTCCTGGTTGTTTTTCATCACTGAGAGTTTAggcaaaataaacaataacaacaacaataacaacaacatcagctGACGGTtcctcttctgctgctgcttcgtcttcttcttctgtttggtATAAACGGTAGCTTTCCTCCTCGTGCACAGCACTGCTGTCTTCCGGTGACAGTTAACCCTACAATGTTTGTAAATTCTTGTTTTTAAGTttgctatttattttttgtaccTTTACACACCAGCATTTTAAAggcaaataaatatgaataattaaaaagaaaagtctttacatatactgtacgtgCTGTTGTTAGTGCATTACTAGTCTTGGTCCACAGGGGGGCGCTAGTTTAAAATAAATTCCGGCTAAGCTTTGAGTAGAAGAAGAGTCAGGAGGCGAGACTCACACAAAGACCTACATGCCTTGTACCTGATGTTGTTGTGGATTATTTTGTGTTCGGTTAACCGCGGCTCGGCCTGAGGAACATTTACGTTTATTGAGGTTTTTATAAAAGTGAGCTGTAAGATTTTTAGCTAAAATGTTGAGCGTGGATTCGCTGCAAGTcgccgaggaggaggtggtcgAGTCCAGCTCCAACAAACTCGGTGACATTTACACTTATGTTGCCAAAGGCTGTTTTCCTCAGAGCATGAATTCTTTACGGAAGAAGAACCTCCGAAGATACGCAGAGAAATTCGTGATTGACGGTAAGTTTGGTTcggaaaaacactgtttttcttaTTCACGTCACGAAATTCCATTAAGAAAACTTGCAGATACACATTCGCACCGGGTTTTCTTCAACTATGTATTTCCTATGACACAAATTATGATATAGTATGAATC from Solea solea chromosome 8, fSolSol10.1, whole genome shotgun sequence encodes:
- the ogfod2 gene encoding 2-oxoglutarate and iron-dependent oxygenase domain-containing protein 2, whose product is MLLLLLLLLFILPKLSVMKNNQDVKRQFFTCSCFTTDNIFLHKYKLHVRFVCEQQFMLDYESLLRKLGCVTERHFTEVLDEISQEVDRRGRLSAASAERAVVITDTYQPLHPHVYHLQESYLAPKFKEIVEFCRIGDASEQGLRDLLEEVTAPRVYRFPVFERNFCEELVEELEHFERSSAPKGRPNTMNHYGILLNELGFDDTFITPLREQYLRPLTSLLYPDCGGRCLDSHKAFVVKYDMKEDMDLSYHYDNAEVTLNVSLGKDFTEGNLYFGDMRQVPLGETECTEVEHRVTEGLLHRGQHTHGALPIVSGQRWNLIVWMRASQERNRLCPMCNRTPTLVEGEGFADGFTRDSAALPYVSCVLT